One window from the genome of Actinoplanes teichomyceticus ATCC 31121 encodes:
- a CDS encoding multicopper oxidase family protein: MTSTLPVSAVTDLVPFTDPLRIPPLLRAPADGALVTVSARPVWVRLHSSLPRTLVWAYEGSFPGPTIEVRRGQRLRVAWRSDLSGNYPLVAVRVPNSTPPPTDRPGREGAEPIPEVAALPPWTVVHLHGARTDGGSDGWPEDGISRGGSQLAEYPNDQAATALWYHDHAMDITAFNVMTGLAGMYLIRDAEEDALRLPSGANEVPLVIADRNLDTDPTGGLTGQLLHKVVQVSADPPATLPFTGPFTLVNGVIWPYLEVEPRWYRFRVLNASNSRVFRLALVDRNGAPVTGAAYQIGTDSGLLPAPVPVNQLTLAPAERADLLIDFSAQRGKALRLVNTLDPAPVPDVMQFRVGAFPVWDFFTLPSRTSPSFTRITHDNLPAHGHRWVALTAPGPQSPHPQMWELREIEDASATTEPTVTVTDSGGVTRVFERVSTSFDGTLNFHVDAGAWEVWNFLNLGGPVHPMHIHLIRFQALHRHAYTVNTTTDSGGVTRVTATYSGAGTLDPNEQGWKDTIRVAAGELVSVAGQFSGGTGRYVYHCHLLEHEDEGMMRPFVVMPAQVMAVHPHEEDHDH; this comes from the coding sequence ATGACATCCACGCTACCCGTGTCCGCCGTCACCGATCTGGTGCCGTTCACGGATCCGCTGCGCATCCCGCCGTTGTTGCGGGCGCCCGCCGACGGCGCTCTGGTGACCGTCTCGGCCCGGCCGGTCTGGGTGCGCCTGCACTCGTCGTTGCCCCGTACGCTGGTGTGGGCCTACGAGGGCAGCTTCCCGGGACCCACCATCGAGGTCCGCCGCGGCCAGCGGCTGCGGGTGGCCTGGCGCAGCGATCTCAGCGGCAACTACCCGCTGGTCGCGGTGCGGGTGCCCAACTCCACGCCGCCGCCGACCGACCGCCCCGGACGCGAGGGCGCCGAGCCGATCCCGGAGGTCGCCGCCCTGCCACCGTGGACGGTGGTGCACCTGCACGGCGCGCGTACCGACGGCGGCAGCGACGGCTGGCCGGAGGACGGGATCTCCCGCGGCGGGTCCCAGCTGGCCGAGTACCCGAACGACCAGGCGGCCACCGCGCTGTGGTACCACGACCACGCCATGGACATCACCGCGTTCAACGTGATGACCGGGCTGGCCGGCATGTACCTGATCCGCGACGCGGAGGAGGACGCGCTGCGCCTGCCCAGCGGCGCCAACGAGGTGCCGCTGGTGATCGCCGATCGCAATCTGGACACCGACCCGACCGGCGGGCTGACCGGGCAGCTGCTGCACAAGGTGGTGCAGGTGAGCGCGGACCCGCCGGCGACGCTGCCGTTCACCGGCCCGTTCACCCTGGTCAACGGCGTGATCTGGCCGTACCTGGAGGTGGAGCCGCGCTGGTACCGCTTCCGCGTGCTCAACGCGTCCAACTCGCGCGTCTTCCGGCTGGCCCTGGTGGACCGCAACGGCGCGCCCGTCACCGGCGCGGCGTACCAGATCGGCACCGACAGCGGGCTGCTGCCCGCGCCGGTGCCGGTCAACCAGCTGACCCTGGCGCCGGCGGAACGGGCCGATCTGCTGATCGACTTCAGCGCGCAGCGCGGCAAGGCGCTGCGCCTGGTGAACACGCTGGACCCGGCGCCGGTGCCCGACGTCATGCAGTTCCGGGTGGGCGCCTTCCCGGTGTGGGACTTCTTCACGCTGCCGTCGCGGACGTCCCCGTCGTTCACCCGGATCACCCACGACAACCTGCCCGCACACGGGCACCGGTGGGTGGCGCTGACCGCGCCGGGACCGCAGTCGCCGCACCCGCAGATGTGGGAGCTGCGCGAGATCGAGGACGCCTCGGCCACCACCGAGCCGACGGTCACGGTCACCGACTCCGGCGGTGTCACCCGGGTGTTCGAGCGGGTGTCGACCAGCTTCGACGGCACCCTCAACTTCCACGTCGACGCCGGGGCCTGGGAGGTGTGGAACTTCCTCAACCTGGGCGGGCCGGTGCACCCGATGCACATCCACCTGATCCGGTTCCAGGCGTTGCACCGGCACGCGTACACGGTGAACACGACCACCGACTCCGGCGGGGTCACCCGGGTGACCGCCACCTACAGCGGGGCCGGCACGCTGGATCCCAACGAGCAGGGGTGGAAGGACACCATCCGGGTCGCCGCCGGTGAGCTGGTCTCCGTCGCCGGGCAGTTCAGCGGCGGCACGGGGCGCTACGTCTACCACTGCCACCTGCTGGAGCACGAGGACGAGGGGATGATGCGGCCGTTCGTGGTGATGCCGGCGCAGGTGATGGCGGTCCACCCGCACGAGGAGGACCACGACCACTGA
- a CDS encoding Xaa-Pro dipeptidyl-peptidase — protein sequence MRIAVSIAALAVLLAPSAGVAAPAAGATSPGTQPVHDYARAIREQVWVQTGVDSDTDGRPDRVAVRIIRPAASADGLRVPVIFQASPYYAGLNDVPNHDDIDRGGAAGLAPTATADRAQSITFAGYLDNYFVPRGYAVAFADSLGTGGSDGCPTSGGRNETLGMKAVVDWLNGRARAVDADGTAVRADWSTGRTGMIGVSYNGTLPNAVAATGVEGLETIVPIAGISSWYDYYRAGGGVVAPGGFQGEDTDVLARAVLTRASPEVCAGVMDALERAQDRETGDYSAYWAERDYLRDVRRVRASVFLVHGLHDDNVRTRQAGQWWDALAARHVPRKIWWHQAGHTDPFNVRRDVWLSTLHRWFDQWLYRIDTGIMREPMADVEVAPNQWRTSATWPVPGSRAVSLRLGSGPRQTFVDDPARTADDLAADVTGADPNRYAYVSAPLRRATRVSGTPRITVRADLRGDSPYLTALLVDHGPADRYAGLRTLTVQDCVGPGIEGDPGCFNRREYVTATTEHEIVTRGWLDVRNRLSPARTTPIRAGRPYTFRWDLQSTDHVFAPGHRIAVVLISTDRDHTLRYPAGTVVGVRPALSRLELRLS from the coding sequence ATGCGAATCGCTGTATCGATCGCCGCCCTCGCCGTTCTTCTCGCACCGTCGGCCGGGGTCGCCGCGCCCGCGGCCGGCGCCACTTCGCCCGGCACCCAGCCGGTGCACGACTACGCCCGGGCCATCCGGGAGCAGGTCTGGGTGCAGACCGGTGTCGACAGTGACACCGACGGCCGGCCCGACCGGGTGGCCGTGCGGATCATCCGGCCCGCTGCCAGCGCGGACGGGCTGCGGGTGCCGGTGATCTTCCAGGCCAGCCCGTACTACGCCGGGCTCAACGACGTACCCAACCATGACGACATCGACCGCGGCGGGGCCGCCGGTCTCGCGCCCACCGCGACCGCCGACCGGGCGCAGAGCATCACCTTCGCCGGATACCTGGACAACTACTTCGTCCCGCGCGGCTACGCGGTGGCCTTCGCCGACAGCCTCGGCACCGGCGGGTCGGACGGCTGCCCCACCTCCGGCGGGCGCAACGAGACGCTCGGCATGAAAGCCGTCGTCGACTGGCTCAACGGGCGGGCCCGGGCCGTCGACGCGGACGGCACGGCGGTCCGGGCCGACTGGTCCACCGGCCGCACCGGCATGATCGGCGTCTCCTACAACGGCACGCTGCCCAACGCGGTCGCCGCGACCGGCGTCGAGGGCCTGGAGACGATCGTGCCGATCGCCGGCATCTCCAGCTGGTACGACTACTACCGCGCCGGCGGCGGCGTGGTCGCGCCCGGCGGGTTCCAGGGCGAGGACACCGACGTGCTGGCCCGGGCGGTGCTCACCCGGGCGAGCCCGGAGGTCTGCGCCGGGGTGATGGACGCGCTGGAGCGCGCGCAGGACCGGGAGACCGGCGACTACAGCGCCTACTGGGCCGAGCGCGACTACCTGCGCGACGTGCGCCGGGTCCGGGCCAGCGTCTTCCTGGTGCACGGCCTGCACGACGACAACGTGCGCACCCGGCAGGCGGGGCAGTGGTGGGACGCGCTCGCCGCGCGCCACGTGCCGCGCAAGATCTGGTGGCACCAGGCCGGGCACACCGACCCCTTCAACGTCCGGCGTGACGTCTGGCTGTCCACCCTGCACCGGTGGTTCGACCAGTGGCTGTACCGGATCGACACCGGGATCATGCGCGAGCCGATGGCCGACGTGGAGGTGGCGCCGAACCAGTGGCGCACCTCGGCCACCTGGCCGGTCCCGGGCAGCCGGGCGGTCTCGCTGCGACTCGGCTCCGGCCCCCGGCAGACCTTCGTCGACGATCCGGCACGCACCGCCGACGACCTCGCCGCCGACGTGACCGGGGCCGATCCGAACCGGTACGCCTACGTCAGCGCGCCGCTGCGGCGGGCGACGCGGGTGAGCGGGACGCCGCGGATCACCGTCCGCGCCGATCTGCGCGGCGACTCGCCGTACCTGACCGCGCTGCTGGTCGACCACGGCCCCGCCGACCGGTACGCCGGGTTGCGCACGCTGACCGTGCAGGACTGTGTCGGCCCCGGCATCGAGGGCGATCCGGGCTGCTTCAACCGCCGCGAGTACGTCACCGCGACCACCGAGCACGAGATCGTCACCCGAGGGTGGCTGGACGTCCGCAACCGGCTCTCCCCGGCGCGGACCACGCCGATCCGGGCCGGTCGCCCGTACACCTTCCGGTGGGACTTGCAGAGCACCGACCACGTCTTCGCGCCCGGCCACCGGATCGCGGTGGTGCTGATCTCCACCGACCGGGACCACACGCTGCGCTATCCGGCGGGCACCGTGGTCGGCGTGCGTCCCGCGCTGTCCCGGCTGGAGCTGCGCCTGTCCTAG
- a CDS encoding FadR/GntR family transcriptional regulator — protein sequence MSDELIRLRAELDALRLRAFEPSLRKIARNSGGRISHPTVKIVLSCAKLPGWELVKAVVEALGGDTDHFGALWTAAFQAERLASGSPAGLPAGRPGDAGEPAGWDVFDLAAVRRQLTSSPRFLMRSLTELRSAIEPVASFLAAERFSEAESAELVRLARRLQELGRDETFSAETAAGAAHREAYRSVDVRFHATLLRGCRNEFFRDLTGHVAVALDYRILRDRVGTGGNKPFPDAPTALSLWLHRGLAAAVRQGRCSAAEGFSRALLAEIRQGPLPESVALALEAALAHLDTDGPGWTGFVPEIRRLLDSQTWPGR from the coding sequence ATGAGCGATGAATTGATCAGACTGCGGGCGGAGCTCGACGCCTTGCGCCTGCGGGCGTTCGAGCCGTCGCTGCGCAAGATCGCCCGCAACTCCGGCGGCAGGATCTCCCACCCCACCGTGAAAATCGTGCTGAGCTGCGCGAAGCTGCCCGGCTGGGAGCTGGTCAAGGCGGTGGTGGAGGCACTGGGCGGCGACACCGACCATTTCGGTGCACTGTGGACGGCGGCGTTCCAGGCCGAGCGGCTGGCGTCCGGCTCGCCGGCCGGGCTGCCCGCCGGCCGGCCCGGGGATGCCGGGGAGCCGGCCGGCTGGGACGTCTTCGACCTGGCCGCCGTCCGGCGGCAGCTCACCTCGTCGCCGCGCTTTCTCATGCGGTCGCTGACCGAGCTGCGCTCGGCGATCGAGCCGGTGGCGTCGTTCCTGGCCGCGGAGCGGTTCTCCGAGGCGGAGTCCGCCGAGCTCGTCCGGTTGGCACGCCGGTTGCAGGAGCTCGGCCGCGACGAGACGTTCTCCGCGGAGACGGCGGCGGGCGCGGCGCACCGGGAGGCCTACCGGTCCGTCGACGTCCGCTTCCACGCCACCCTGCTGCGCGGCTGCCGCAACGAGTTCTTCCGTGACCTCACCGGTCACGTGGCGGTCGCGCTGGACTACCGGATCCTGCGCGACCGGGTCGGCACCGGCGGCAACAAGCCGTTCCCGGACGCGCCGACCGCGCTGTCGCTGTGGCTGCACCGCGGGCTGGCCGCGGCCGTGCGGCAGGGCCGCTGCTCGGCCGCCGAGGGGTTCTCCCGGGCGCTGCTCGCCGAGATCCGCCAGGGCCCGCTGCCGGAGTCGGTGGCGCTGGCGCTGGAGGCGGCGCTGGCGCACCTGGACACCGACGGCCCCGGCTGGACGGGGTTCGTCCCGGAGATCCGGCGGCTGCTCGACAGTCAGACGTGGCCCGGCCGCTGA
- a CDS encoding HAD family acid phosphatase, protein MRNAVLRGVLLTAACSSALTAGLVATATGASAAPAPVHAAVSAQALPSYENWLADVRTVTDQAATYLSGRLPASGVRAAIVLDIDNTALQSKYKPYAATPGVLALAQQARRAGAAVFFVTARPEIIEAPTAVNLKAVGYAWTDLYTRPTLDFSSNQTLKTNARIDIERRGYTIVANVGNSASDLAGGHAERTFKLPDYDGQLD, encoded by the coding sequence ATGCGCAACGCCGTGCTGCGGGGTGTGCTGCTCACCGCCGCCTGCTCCAGCGCGCTCACCGCGGGCCTGGTGGCCACCGCGACCGGCGCGTCGGCGGCCCCGGCCCCGGTGCACGCCGCGGTCAGCGCGCAGGCGCTGCCGTCGTACGAGAACTGGCTCGCCGACGTGCGGACGGTGACCGACCAGGCCGCCACCTACCTGAGCGGGCGCCTGCCGGCCTCCGGCGTCCGGGCCGCCATCGTGCTCGACATCGACAACACCGCGCTGCAGAGCAAATACAAGCCGTACGCCGCGACGCCCGGCGTGCTGGCCCTCGCGCAGCAGGCCCGCCGGGCCGGGGCCGCGGTCTTCTTCGTCACCGCCCGGCCGGAGATCATCGAAGCGCCGACCGCGGTGAACCTCAAGGCGGTCGGTTACGCGTGGACGGACCTCTACACCCGTCCGACGCTCGACTTCTCCAGCAACCAGACACTGAAGACCAACGCCCGCATCGACATCGAGCGCCGTGGCTACACGATCGTCGCCAACGTCGGCAACAGCGCCTCCGACCTGGCCGGCGGGCACGCCGAGCGGACGTTCAAGCTGCCGGACTACGACGGCCAGCTGGACTGA
- a CDS encoding NAD(P)-dependent alcohol dehydrogenase, which translates to MLTVNAIAAPSATEPLVRTTIERRDLGPRDVLIEIRYAGICHSDIHTVRGDWGQVPYPLTVGHEIVGHVTEVGAEVTKHAVGDRVGVGCMVNSCRECENCRAGLEQYCLKGNVGTYAGIDRDGTVTQGGYSTHVVVDEDFVLRVPQAIPVEAAAPLLCAGITTYSPLAHWNAGPGKKVAVVGMGGLGHMAVKIAVAMGAEVTVLSQTLSKKDDGLAFGAEHYHATSDPATFEALANTFDLIVNTVSAPIDINAYLRLLRLDGTLVSVGAPPQPLPVQAFALFGNRRSFAGSSIGGIAETQQMLDFCAERGIAPEVEVIDADAVNEAYERVLKSDVRYRFVIDIDSLR; encoded by the coding sequence ATTCTTACCGTCAACGCCATCGCCGCGCCGTCCGCCACCGAACCGCTCGTGCGTACCACGATCGAGCGGCGTGACCTCGGACCGCGCGACGTCCTGATCGAGATCCGGTACGCCGGGATCTGCCACTCCGACATCCACACCGTGCGCGGCGACTGGGGCCAGGTGCCCTACCCGCTCACCGTCGGGCACGAGATCGTCGGGCACGTCACCGAGGTCGGGGCCGAGGTCACCAAGCACGCGGTCGGTGACCGGGTCGGCGTCGGCTGCATGGTCAACTCCTGCCGGGAGTGCGAGAACTGCCGCGCCGGGCTGGAGCAGTACTGCCTGAAGGGCAACGTCGGCACGTACGCCGGCATCGACCGCGACGGCACCGTCACCCAGGGTGGCTACTCGACGCACGTGGTCGTCGACGAGGACTTCGTGCTGCGGGTCCCGCAGGCCATCCCGGTCGAGGCGGCCGCCCCGCTGCTGTGCGCCGGGATCACCACGTACTCGCCGCTGGCGCACTGGAACGCCGGGCCGGGCAAGAAGGTCGCCGTCGTCGGGATGGGCGGCCTGGGCCACATGGCCGTCAAGATCGCCGTCGCGATGGGCGCCGAGGTGACCGTGCTGTCGCAGACGCTGAGCAAGAAGGACGACGGCCTCGCCTTCGGCGCCGAGCACTACCACGCCACCAGCGACCCGGCCACCTTCGAGGCGCTCGCCAACACGTTCGACCTGATCGTCAACACGGTCAGCGCGCCGATCGACATCAACGCGTACCTGCGCCTGCTGCGCCTCGACGGCACCCTGGTCAGCGTGGGCGCCCCGCCGCAGCCGCTGCCGGTGCAGGCGTTCGCGCTGTTCGGCAACCGGCGCTCGTTCGCCGGGTCCAGCATCGGCGGCATCGCCGAGACCCAGCAGATGCTGGACTTCTGCGCCGAGCGCGGGATCGCCCCGGAGGTCGAGGTGATCGACGCCGACGCGGTGAACGAGGCCTACGAGCGGGTGCTCAAGTCGGACGTGCGTTACCGGTTCGTCATCGACATCGACTCCCTGCGCTGA
- a CDS encoding helix-turn-helix transcriptional regulator encodes MDNRAEVRDFLITRRAKITPQQAGLPVTGNRRVAGLRRSEVASLAGVSVEYYAKLERGSLAGVSAGVLDAIARALRLDDAERAHLVRLAHEANGSSALLRPSRRPRPWTVRPSLRWALDSVTSPAILVNNRLDIVAANLLGRAMYADLYADPTHQPNFGRFTFLDSAARRFFPDWNLAADSIVADLRTSAGKDPHDKGLHDLVGELSTRSDEFRRRWGAHNVRIHGTGVQTFRHHVVGELALSYESMDLRADPDVAMKIYAAEPGSASAHALTLLASWAAAGGDEPDQRRESMSMTNR; translated from the coding sequence ATGGACAACCGAGCCGAGGTGCGGGACTTCCTGATCACCCGACGCGCCAAGATCACCCCGCAGCAGGCCGGGCTGCCCGTCACCGGCAACCGCCGCGTCGCCGGGCTGCGGCGCAGCGAGGTCGCCTCGCTGGCCGGAGTCAGCGTCGAGTACTACGCCAAGCTGGAACGCGGCTCGCTGGCCGGGGTGTCCGCCGGCGTGCTCGACGCGATCGCCCGCGCGCTGCGGCTCGACGACGCCGAGCGCGCCCATCTGGTGCGCCTGGCCCACGAGGCGAACGGCAGCAGCGCGCTGCTGCGGCCCAGCCGCCGGCCGCGGCCGTGGACGGTCCGGCCCAGCCTGCGGTGGGCGCTGGACTCCGTCACCAGCCCGGCGATCCTGGTCAACAACCGGCTGGACATCGTGGCGGCCAACCTGCTCGGCCGGGCGATGTACGCCGACCTCTACGCCGACCCGACCCACCAGCCGAACTTCGGCCGGTTCACGTTCCTCGACAGCGCGGCCCGCCGCTTCTTCCCGGACTGGAACCTGGCCGCCGACTCGATCGTGGCCGACCTGCGCACCTCGGCCGGCAAGGACCCGCACGACAAGGGGCTGCACGACCTGGTCGGCGAGCTCTCCACGCGCAGCGACGAGTTCCGCCGCCGCTGGGGCGCGCACAACGTGCGCATCCACGGCACCGGGGTGCAGACCTTCCGGCACCACGTGGTGGGTGAGCTGGCCCTCTCGTACGAGAGCATGGATCTGCGCGCCGACCCGGACGTGGCCATGAAGATCTATGCGGCCGAGCCCGGGTCGGCGTCCGCGCACGCGCTGACGCTGCTCGCCTCGTGGGCGGCGGCCGGTGGCGACGAGCCGGATCAGCGCAGGGAGTCGATGTCGATGACGAACCGGTAA
- a CDS encoding STAS domain-containing protein, producing the protein MSGDFLERGICRISVHRTARIVTVTVSGDLDLLVSAPLRELVSGLGDASTERVVVDLAALDFIDIAGLRALQQARHAVTGRGIAVTLRHPPAHLSWLVNLLGVTDLLLDAR; encoded by the coding sequence ATGAGCGGCGACTTCCTGGAGCGCGGGATCTGCCGGATCAGCGTGCACCGCACCGCGCGGATCGTCACGGTGACCGTCTCCGGTGATCTGGACCTGCTGGTCAGCGCCCCGCTGCGGGAACTGGTCAGCGGCCTGGGCGACGCCTCCACCGAGCGCGTCGTGGTCGACCTCGCCGCGCTGGACTTCATCGACATCGCCGGGCTGCGCGCGCTGCAGCAGGCCCGGCACGCGGTGACCGGGCGCGGCATCGCGGTGACGCTGCGCCATCCGCCGGCGCACCTGAGCTGGCTGGTGAACCTGCTCGGCGTCACCGACCTGCTGCTGGACGCGCGTTGA
- a CDS encoding putative bifunctional diguanylate cyclase/phosphodiesterase translates to MTGRRDGGTVRGWRWPAWAAVPGVLTAVTAPLAGVAVQEYAYALVGFGSAACVVAGVRRHRPAHPRAWLLLAAALSCGAVANTVWGAQLSLDLTVAPTFSVVDLLYFAMYPLLAAGMAMLPERPPGGSRWAGTAEAGIVTCTGVTLAWILLYDPYVVDVDRVPPDSGAIAYPLLDLLLVAMAVRLLVVQRRLRNTHVGLLLMAVLLTVADMRYFLSVTEGGSWSGPDLSVTAWLLAFTLPGVAALHPATAARPAAPDTTTGGRRTALLHGVLVLIGPAATAYALLNDYHADDLDHLDFLLPLAATALISLLLVIRMTNAQRQLGRHAESLAAALDEHAVLQASLRHLAEHDALTGLPNRRLLESRIAAGPAHGLLLLDLDGFQDVNDRLGHQAGDNLLVEIAARLRAALGPADLLSRTGGDEFAVLVPGTDRELLGIRAGAVLTALQAPVTVSGYTLHVTASVGVRPADGADVAHTLGDADLALYAAKAAGKDCAVWYEPELRQRQTERIRVVERLRHSLEREEFVVHYQPIVDLAGARTVAVEALVRWLPPGEAPVRPDLFIPAAEDSGLIVALGEWVLRRACAEAAAWHRAHGVTLTVNVSPRQLADDEFTAKVRRSLADTGLPAAALTLEITEGILVREGVPSAQARAHLEALRGDGVRIAVDDFGTGYSSLAYLRDLPIDVLKIDRSLMPADSDDTRQIALVRTVVDLARSLRLTTVAEGIETPFHAALLHELGCDRGQGYHYARPMPAADFAARQRPAEAAEAA, encoded by the coding sequence GTGACTGGACGACGGGACGGGGGCACGGTGCGCGGTTGGCGATGGCCCGCCTGGGCGGCGGTTCCCGGCGTGCTCACCGCGGTCACCGCGCCGCTGGCCGGCGTGGCCGTGCAGGAGTACGCCTACGCCCTGGTCGGCTTCGGCTCGGCGGCGTGCGTCGTGGCCGGGGTACGGCGGCACCGCCCGGCCCACCCGCGCGCCTGGCTGCTGCTGGCCGCCGCCCTGAGCTGCGGCGCGGTGGCCAACACGGTGTGGGGCGCGCAGCTCAGCCTGGACCTGACCGTGGCCCCGACGTTCTCCGTGGTCGACCTGCTCTACTTCGCCATGTACCCGCTGCTGGCGGCCGGGATGGCGATGCTGCCCGAGCGCCCGCCGGGCGGCTCCCGATGGGCCGGCACGGCCGAGGCGGGCATCGTCACCTGCACCGGCGTGACGCTGGCCTGGATCCTGCTGTACGACCCGTACGTGGTCGACGTCGATCGGGTCCCGCCGGACAGCGGCGCCATCGCCTACCCGCTGCTGGACCTGCTGCTGGTGGCCATGGCGGTGCGGCTGCTGGTGGTGCAGCGGCGGCTGCGGAACACGCACGTCGGCCTGCTGCTCATGGCCGTGCTGCTGACCGTGGCCGACATGCGGTACTTCCTCTCGGTCACCGAGGGCGGCTCCTGGTCCGGTCCGGACCTGAGCGTCACCGCGTGGCTGCTCGCCTTCACGCTGCCCGGGGTCGCCGCGCTGCACCCGGCCACCGCGGCGCGGCCCGCCGCCCCGGACACGACCACCGGCGGCCGGCGGACGGCGCTGCTGCACGGCGTGCTGGTCCTCATCGGCCCGGCCGCGACCGCGTACGCGCTGCTCAACGACTACCACGCGGACGACCTGGACCACCTGGACTTCCTGCTGCCGCTGGCCGCCACCGCGCTGATCAGCCTGCTGCTGGTGATCCGGATGACCAACGCGCAGCGGCAGCTGGGGCGGCACGCCGAGTCGCTGGCCGCGGCGCTCGACGAGCACGCGGTACTGCAGGCGTCGCTGCGGCACCTGGCCGAGCACGACGCGCTGACCGGACTGCCCAACCGGCGTCTGCTGGAGAGCCGGATCGCCGCCGGCCCGGCACACGGGTTGCTGCTGCTGGACCTCGACGGCTTCCAGGACGTCAACGACCGGCTCGGCCACCAGGCCGGCGACAACCTGCTGGTCGAGATCGCCGCCCGGCTGCGGGCCGCCCTGGGCCCGGCGGACCTGCTGTCGCGTACCGGCGGGGACGAGTTCGCCGTCCTGGTGCCGGGCACCGACCGGGAGCTGCTGGGCATCCGGGCCGGCGCCGTGCTGACGGCGTTGCAGGCGCCGGTCACGGTGTCCGGGTACACGCTGCACGTCACGGCCAGCGTCGGGGTGCGCCCGGCGGACGGCGCCGACGTGGCGCACACCCTCGGCGACGCGGACCTCGCCCTGTACGCCGCCAAGGCAGCCGGCAAGGACTGTGCCGTCTGGTACGAACCCGAGCTGCGCCAGCGGCAGACCGAGCGCATCCGGGTGGTCGAGCGGCTGCGGCACTCCCTGGAGCGCGAGGAGTTCGTCGTCCACTACCAGCCGATCGTCGACCTGGCCGGCGCCCGGACGGTGGCGGTCGAGGCGCTGGTGCGCTGGCTGCCGCCCGGCGAGGCGCCGGTCCGGCCCGACCTGTTCATCCCGGCCGCCGAGGACAGCGGCCTGATCGTCGCCCTGGGCGAGTGGGTGCTGCGCCGGGCCTGCGCCGAGGCGGCCGCCTGGCACCGCGCGCACGGGGTCACGCTGACCGTCAACGTGTCACCGCGCCAGCTGGCCGACGACGAGTTCACCGCGAAGGTGCGCCGCAGCCTGGCCGACACCGGCCTGCCCGCCGCCGCGCTCACCCTGGAGATCACCGAGGGGATCCTGGTCCGGGAGGGCGTGCCGAGCGCGCAGGCCCGGGCGCACCTGGAGGCGCTGCGCGGGGACGGCGTCCGGATCGCCGTGGACGACTTCGGCACCGGGTACTCGTCGCTGGCGTACCTGCGCGACCTGCCGATCGACGTCCTGAAGATCGACCGGTCGCTGATGCCCGCCGACAGCGACGACACCCGGCAGATCGCCCTGGTCCGTACGGTGGTGGACCTGGCCCGGAGTCTGCGGCTGACGACGGTGGCCGAGGGCATCGAGACGCCGTTCCACGCCGCCCTGCTGCACGAGCTGGGCTGCGACCGGGGGCAGGGCTACCACTACGCCCGCCCGATGCCCGCGGCCGACTTCGCCGCGCGGCAGCGACCGGCCGAGGCGGCCGAGGCGGCCTGA